Proteins encoded by one window of Cumulibacter manganitolerans:
- a CDS encoding FGGY family carbohydrate kinase yields MAVRPGILGIDEGTTGTRAAVVLADGSIGPVFYEPLMVSTPDGRRVEQDAGEIWAKTSDVARQARAWAEANGVQLAGLSIANQRATSVLWDLRDGTPLAPAVVWQDRRYADELADLAAEWDDRLIAATGRPVGTRSPLLWLTRCIREVPAVADAFRARRLAFGTVDAWLLHQLTAGQTRTFSATNAQSIGGLVLDDLTWLPGWLAALGVPGGVLPVVTNDAGTLGTTDPGVLGERLPIAAAVGDQHAAWVALGADRAGDTTVVHGTGSFVSMLTGAPPAASHEIDNALYEIAWRTPTDSRDAVEAFAATTGAAVDWLCTGIGLFSGPEQLGALAASAPHAAAPWFEPSLAGVRTPVADPSATGLLGGLTLATDKAAIARAVVDGVAHTVGDLVEALATVSGAAPRILRCGGGLARSDVLAQAQADLLGVPVERAADFDTASLRGAAYLAGIELGVWPDRAAALGTLPGGDLFEPRISAQERADLRGAWQVATRRPTTEGER; encoded by the coding sequence GTGGCCGTTCGACCAGGCATCCTCGGCATCGATGAGGGCACCACCGGCACGCGCGCCGCCGTCGTTCTCGCGGACGGCTCCATCGGGCCGGTCTTCTACGAGCCACTAATGGTCTCCACGCCGGACGGCCGACGGGTCGAGCAGGACGCCGGCGAGATCTGGGCGAAGACCAGCGACGTCGCGCGGCAAGCCCGCGCCTGGGCCGAGGCGAACGGCGTGCAGCTCGCGGGGCTCTCCATCGCCAACCAGCGGGCAACGAGCGTGCTGTGGGACCTCCGCGACGGGACGCCGCTGGCCCCGGCCGTCGTGTGGCAGGACCGCCGGTACGCCGACGAGCTCGCGGACCTCGCGGCCGAGTGGGACGACCGGCTGATCGCCGCGACCGGGCGGCCGGTCGGCACGCGGTCCCCGCTGCTGTGGCTCACCCGCTGCATCCGCGAGGTGCCCGCCGTCGCGGACGCGTTCCGTGCGCGCCGGCTCGCGTTCGGCACGGTCGACGCCTGGCTGCTGCACCAGCTCACCGCCGGGCAGACCCGCACGTTCTCGGCCACCAACGCGCAGTCGATCGGTGGGCTCGTCCTCGACGACCTGACCTGGCTGCCGGGCTGGTTGGCGGCGCTCGGCGTCCCCGGCGGCGTCCTCCCGGTCGTCACCAACGACGCGGGAACGCTCGGCACCACCGATCCTGGGGTCCTCGGGGAACGGCTCCCGATCGCCGCAGCCGTCGGCGACCAGCACGCCGCCTGGGTCGCACTGGGCGCGGACCGCGCTGGCGACACGACCGTCGTGCACGGCACCGGCAGCTTCGTCAGCATGCTCACCGGGGCCCCGCCGGCGGCGTCGCACGAGATCGACAACGCGCTGTACGAGATCGCCTGGCGGACGCCCACCGACAGCCGCGATGCCGTCGAGGCGTTTGCCGCCACCACCGGCGCGGCCGTCGACTGGCTGTGCACCGGGATCGGGCTGTTCAGCGGCCCGGAGCAGCTCGGCGCGCTCGCCGCGAGCGCTCCGCACGCCGCCGCGCCCTGGTTCGAGCCGTCGCTCGCCGGCGTCCGCACGCCGGTGGCCGACCCCTCAGCCACCGGGCTGCTCGGCGGCCTGACCCTGGCAACGGACAAGGCAGCGATTGCCCGCGCCGTCGTTGACGGCGTCGCGCACACGGTCGGCGACCTGGTGGAGGCACTCGCCACCGTGTCGGGCGCCGCGCCGCGGATCCTGCGGTGCGGCGGCGGGCTCGCGCGCAGCGACGTGCTCGCCCAGGCACAGGCCGACCTCCTCGGCGTCCCGGTCGAGCGCGCCGCCGATTTCGACACCGCGAGCCTGCGGGGCGCTGCCTACCTCGCCGGGATCGAGCTCGGCGTCTGGCCGGATCGCGCCGCCGCGCTCGGTACGCTCCCTGGGGGCGACTTGTTCGAGCCGCGGATCTCCGCGCAGGAGCGCGCCGACCTGCGCGGCGCGTGGCAGGTCGCGACCCGACGCCCGACGACCGAAGGGGAGCGATGA
- a CDS encoding glycerol-3-phosphate dehydrogenase/oxidase produces the protein MSRHIQLPGRRARTGRFTSIRRTPLQLPREQAIADVDSGGEYDVLVIGGGVTGSYVALDCATRGLRVALVEKDDFASGTSSKSSKMVHGGLRYIEQGNLGLVRHALLERQRLRTNAPHLVQRLPFLFPVLAHDGVFDPRLAKAFEGLLWTYDLAGGWRIGRLHQRLTADEVLSRAPLLAGADVRSGFLYYDCRADDARLTLTIARTAAHYGATLLNGARVTGLIEVDGRVRGARVDTGAGQVDVRARVVVNATGVWSDTVDALADPAHEPRVRPGKGVHLVLPWTRLRIDGTVTVPIPGRSRRATCTRWGDCVIVGLTDTDYDGPLDDVQCTGDEMRFLLDGVNAAFGTDLSDADVVGSYAGLRPLVGSKEGATLTMSRDHSITVDVRAMVTVTGGKLTTARHMGELVTDQVDRLLERNGRCRTKTLPLLGGAGYDAEATTATGGLAAHLSGRYGTEAAFVSALIAEDPALGKPIVDGAPHVMAEVVYAARCELARSVDDVLSRRTRLRLFARDRSVDAAPAVAEILGRELDLDAAERDRQVAEYAASIAHEKQCLTTTSSAS, from the coding sequence ATGAGCCGCCATATCCAGCTGCCGGGCCGGCGCGCCAGAACGGGCCGCTTCACGTCGATCCGCCGCACCCCGCTGCAGCTGCCACGGGAGCAGGCCATCGCCGACGTCGACTCCGGCGGCGAGTACGACGTCCTCGTCATCGGCGGCGGCGTCACGGGCAGCTACGTCGCGCTCGACTGCGCCACCCGCGGGCTGCGCGTCGCCCTGGTCGAGAAGGACGACTTCGCCTCGGGCACGTCGTCGAAGTCCTCGAAGATGGTGCACGGCGGCCTGCGGTACATCGAGCAGGGCAACCTCGGCCTGGTCCGGCACGCGCTGCTGGAACGACAGCGGCTGCGGACCAACGCGCCGCACCTGGTCCAGCGGCTGCCGTTCCTGTTCCCCGTGCTCGCCCACGACGGCGTGTTCGACCCGCGGCTTGCGAAGGCCTTCGAGGGTCTGCTGTGGACCTACGACCTCGCCGGCGGCTGGCGCATCGGTCGCCTGCACCAGCGGCTGACCGCGGACGAGGTGCTCAGCCGCGCCCCGCTGCTGGCCGGCGCCGACGTCCGCAGCGGATTCCTCTACTACGACTGCCGGGCGGACGACGCCCGCCTCACGCTCACCATCGCCCGGACCGCCGCGCACTACGGCGCGACCCTGCTCAACGGCGCCCGCGTCACCGGGCTGATCGAGGTCGACGGCCGGGTGCGCGGCGCGCGCGTCGACACCGGCGCCGGCCAGGTCGACGTCCGGGCCCGCGTCGTCGTCAACGCGACCGGCGTGTGGAGCGACACCGTCGACGCCCTCGCCGACCCCGCCCACGAGCCGCGGGTACGGCCCGGCAAGGGCGTGCACCTCGTGCTGCCCTGGACCCGGCTGCGGATCGACGGCACCGTCACCGTGCCGATCCCCGGCCGCAGCCGGCGCGCGACCTGCACCCGCTGGGGCGACTGCGTCATCGTCGGGCTCACCGACACCGACTACGACGGCCCGCTGGACGACGTGCAGTGCACCGGCGACGAGATGCGGTTTCTGCTCGACGGGGTCAACGCCGCGTTCGGCACCGACCTCTCCGACGCGGACGTGGTCGGCAGCTACGCCGGCCTGCGGCCGCTCGTCGGCAGCAAGGAGGGCGCCACGCTCACCATGAGCCGCGACCACTCGATCACCGTCGACGTCCGCGCCATGGTGACCGTCACCGGCGGCAAGCTGACCACCGCCCGCCACATGGGCGAGCTGGTCACCGACCAGGTGGACCGGCTGCTCGAGCGCAACGGCCGGTGCCGCACCAAGACCCTGCCGCTGCTCGGCGGCGCAGGTTACGACGCCGAGGCCACCACGGCCACCGGCGGCCTCGCCGCGCACCTGAGCGGGCGGTACGGCACCGAGGCCGCCTTCGTCAGCGCGCTGATCGCCGAGGACCCCGCGCTCGGCAAGCCCATCGTGGACGGGGCGCCGCACGTCATGGCCGAGGTCGTGTACGCCGCACGCTGCGAGCTCGCCCGGTCGGTCGACGACGTGCTGTCCCGCCGCACCCGGCTGCGGCTGTTCGCGCGCGACCGGTCGGTGGACGCGGCCCCCGCCGTTGCCGAGATCCTCGGTCGCGAGCTCGACCTCGACGCGGCGGAGCGTGACCGGCAGGTCGCCGAGTACGCCGCGAGCATCGCGCACGAGAAGCAGTGCCTGACGACGACCAGCAGCGCCTCGTGA
- a CDS encoding FAD-binding oxidoreductase, with the protein MISRQTITTGFNHGNYLPSRPNPPRYGDATPPGTGDASLQRDVVPIPDEVLAKLRDAAEAVHTDRDTVVLRTRDWWAGSMIGETAGHPATPDAVIVEAGSADQVAQVLRICHEARIPVTPSAGRSNVTGAALPVHGGVVLDLCRLNAIVGFDRDSLVVDVQAGMFGDAFEQQLQETYGVTTGHWPSAFAMSTVGGWVACRGAGQLSTRYGKIEDMVVGLDVVLADGRQVTLQDYPRAATGPDLRQVFIGSEGTLGVITAVRLRTHRLPGYAKAIAFGFESFAAGLDACREIMQRGATPAVLRLYDKKESGTHFGHPDTNLLLIADEGEPAIVDAMIATSEAACEGAARLDDHQVFDDWLDDRMRLGKSAAGFTPGPGFVADTLEIAAEWSALPAIYDDVVAAIESVPGTLRASAHQSHAYTDGACVYFSLRGDVEVDRRREWYRAAWDAANDVLIKHRAALSHHHGCGLLRAPYLPESLGPAFEILVSIKHALDPHGIMNPAKLGLPSPFGRSPLDS; encoded by the coding sequence ATGATCAGCCGCCAGACGATCACCACCGGGTTCAACCACGGCAACTACCTGCCGAGCCGGCCCAACCCGCCGCGGTACGGCGATGCGACGCCGCCCGGCACCGGCGACGCGTCGCTGCAGCGGGACGTCGTGCCGATCCCCGACGAGGTGCTCGCGAAGCTGCGCGATGCCGCCGAGGCCGTGCACACCGACCGCGACACCGTCGTCCTGCGCACCCGCGACTGGTGGGCCGGATCGATGATCGGCGAGACCGCGGGGCACCCGGCGACGCCGGACGCCGTCATCGTCGAGGCCGGCTCGGCCGACCAGGTCGCGCAGGTGCTGCGGATCTGCCACGAGGCGCGGATCCCGGTGACGCCGTCCGCCGGACGCAGCAACGTCACCGGCGCGGCCCTGCCGGTGCACGGCGGCGTGGTCCTCGACCTGTGCCGACTGAACGCGATCGTCGGCTTCGACCGCGACTCGCTGGTCGTCGACGTCCAGGCCGGGATGTTCGGCGACGCCTTCGAGCAGCAGCTGCAGGAGACGTACGGCGTGACCACCGGCCACTGGCCGTCGGCGTTCGCGATGTCGACGGTGGGCGGCTGGGTCGCCTGCCGCGGCGCGGGCCAGCTGTCCACGCGCTACGGGAAGATCGAGGACATGGTCGTCGGCCTCGACGTCGTGCTCGCCGACGGCCGGCAGGTGACCCTGCAGGACTACCCGCGGGCGGCCACCGGGCCGGACCTGCGCCAGGTCTTCATCGGATCCGAGGGCACGCTCGGCGTCATCACCGCCGTCCGGCTGCGCACCCATCGGCTGCCCGGGTACGCCAAGGCGATCGCGTTCGGCTTCGAGTCGTTCGCCGCCGGGCTGGACGCCTGCCGCGAGATCATGCAGCGCGGCGCCACCCCCGCCGTCCTGCGGCTGTACGACAAGAAGGAGAGCGGCACCCACTTCGGGCACCCCGACACGAACCTGCTGCTGATCGCCGACGAGGGCGAGCCCGCGATCGTCGACGCGATGATCGCGACGAGCGAGGCGGCGTGCGAGGGCGCCGCGCGGCTCGACGACCATCAGGTGTTCGACGACTGGCTCGACGACCGGATGCGGCTCGGCAAGTCCGCCGCGGGCTTCACGCCGGGCCCCGGCTTCGTCGCGGACACCCTCGAGATCGCCGCCGAATGGTCGGCCCTGCCGGCGATCTACGACGATGTCGTCGCGGCGATCGAGTCCGTTCCCGGCACGCTCCGTGCCTCGGCGCATCAGTCGCACGCCTACACCGACGGCGCGTGCGTGTACTTCTCGCTGCGCGGCGACGTCGAGGTGGACCGCCGCCGGGAGTGGTACCGCGCCGCGTGGGACGCCGCGAACGACGTGCTGATCAAGCATCGCGCGGCGTTGAGCCACCATCACGGCTGCGGGCTGCTGCGGGCGCCGTACCTGCCCGAGTCCCTCGGACCCGCGTTCGAGATCCTCGTGTCGATCAAGCACGCGCTGGATCCGCACGGCATCATGAACCCGGCGAAGCTGGGGCTGCCCAGCCCGTTCGGACGCTCGCCCCTCGACTCGTGA
- a CDS encoding acyl-CoA dehydrogenase family protein, with protein MRLEATELTDDERALQQEVRSWLRKRLPVGSYPLGLGMSGEIDPEFSRDLGAQGWLGMALPTEYGGHGRTAVERLIVVEELLAVGAPVGFHWVGDRQSGPSIAKHGTEEQKRDLLPRIARGEVSFAIGMSEPDSGSDLASLRTRAVREGDGWRVNGTKIWTSGAYESTHILALFRTSEDKHTGLTQFIVPRETEGMSINKIPFIDGTRHFCEISFEDMYLPDSLRMGEVGGGWGQNTAELVLERGGVDRWMSVMPILENWATSRSVEGDAAAAADLGAIAARSWAFRGMSLSVARMVDEGKSPVTEAALIKEMATRFEQECTDIVARHYGRTPDLHSDDPHESLLARAILVSPSWSIRGGTNEILRTVISKGLNKR; from the coding sequence ATGAGACTCGAGGCCACTGAGCTCACCGACGACGAGCGCGCGCTGCAGCAGGAGGTCCGCTCCTGGCTACGTAAGCGGTTGCCCGTGGGGAGCTATCCTCTCGGGCTGGGCATGTCCGGCGAGATCGATCCGGAGTTCTCCCGGGACCTCGGCGCGCAGGGCTGGCTCGGCATGGCGCTGCCGACGGAGTACGGCGGTCACGGCCGCACCGCCGTCGAGCGGCTGATCGTGGTCGAGGAGCTGCTCGCCGTCGGTGCTCCGGTGGGCTTCCACTGGGTCGGCGACCGGCAGAGCGGCCCGAGCATCGCCAAGCACGGCACCGAGGAGCAGAAGCGCGACCTGCTGCCGCGGATCGCCCGCGGCGAGGTCTCGTTCGCGATCGGGATGAGCGAGCCCGACTCGGGCTCCGATCTCGCCTCCCTACGCACCCGCGCGGTGCGCGAGGGCGACGGCTGGCGGGTCAACGGCACCAAGATCTGGACCTCCGGTGCCTACGAGTCCACGCACATCCTGGCGCTGTTCCGCACCTCCGAGGACAAGCACACCGGCCTCACGCAGTTCATCGTCCCTCGCGAGACCGAGGGCATGTCGATCAACAAGATCCCGTTCATCGACGGCACCCGGCACTTCTGCGAGATCAGCTTCGAGGACATGTACCTCCCGGACTCGCTGCGCATGGGCGAGGTCGGCGGCGGCTGGGGCCAGAACACCGCCGAGCTCGTGCTCGAGCGGGGCGGCGTCGACCGGTGGATGTCGGTCATGCCGATCCTGGAGAACTGGGCGACGTCCCGCTCGGTCGAGGGGGACGCCGCGGCCGCGGCCGATCTCGGCGCGATCGCGGCCCGGTCCTGGGCGTTCCGCGGCATGTCGCTGTCGGTCGCCCGCATGGTCGACGAGGGCAAGAGCCCGGTCACCGAGGCCGCGCTGATCAAGGAGATGGCGACCCGCTTCGAGCAGGAATGCACCGACATCGTCGCCCGCCACTACGGCCGTACGCCGGACCTGCACTCCGACGATCCGCACGAGTCGCTGCTGGCGCGGGCGATCCTGGTGTCCCCGTCGTGGTCGATCCGCGGCGGCACGAACGAGATCCTGCGGACCGTCATCTCGAAGGGACTGAACAAGCGATGA
- a CDS encoding acyl-CoA dehydrogenase family protein: MSDVRADRDLVATVRELFRERCPHEVVTQAEADGAAPEKLWAEVVGMGLHLVGIPEEAGGSGGTILDALAILHAAGEQAAPLPLAETMLAAMILADAGAQIPEGALAVVPPTAELRVEGDQVSGAAARVPWARGAELLVGVVDGKAFTAPVEVTREGVDMAGMPCDDVRIDGTVVGDTAADLGLLGALARSAQLAGALEAASDLTRQYVGERVQFGQPVGRFQAVQQHVVTLAQMAAMASLSVDRAALATLRGPAPFEIKATKQVIDKNATVAARAAHQAHGAIGMTQEYRLQQLTRRLYAWRGEYGDEKQLALELGTKIAAHGKLHEVIVAGSEIIK, translated from the coding sequence ATGAGCGACGTACGAGCCGACCGCGACCTGGTCGCGACCGTCCGCGAGCTGTTCCGCGAGCGGTGCCCCCACGAGGTCGTCACCCAGGCCGAGGCCGACGGCGCAGCACCGGAGAAGCTGTGGGCCGAGGTCGTCGGCATGGGCCTGCACCTCGTCGGCATCCCGGAGGAGGCCGGTGGCTCCGGTGGCACGATCCTCGACGCGCTGGCGATCCTGCACGCCGCCGGCGAGCAGGCGGCGCCGCTGCCGCTCGCCGAGACCATGCTGGCCGCGATGATCCTGGCCGACGCCGGAGCGCAGATCCCCGAGGGCGCGCTGGCCGTCGTCCCACCGACCGCCGAGCTGCGCGTCGAGGGTGACCAGGTGAGCGGCGCGGCCGCACGGGTGCCGTGGGCACGCGGCGCCGAGCTGCTCGTCGGCGTCGTCGACGGCAAGGCGTTCACCGCTCCGGTCGAGGTCACCCGGGAGGGCGTCGACATGGCCGGGATGCCATGCGACGACGTCCGCATCGACGGGACGGTCGTCGGCGACACCGCCGCCGACCTCGGGCTGCTGGGCGCCCTCGCGCGGTCCGCGCAGCTCGCCGGAGCCCTCGAGGCCGCGAGCGACCTCACCCGGCAGTACGTCGGCGAGCGCGTGCAGTTCGGCCAGCCGGTCGGCCGCTTCCAGGCGGTGCAGCAGCACGTCGTGACGCTCGCCCAGATGGCGGCGATGGCGTCGCTGTCGGTCGATCGCGCCGCGCTGGCGACCCTCCGCGGCCCCGCGCCGTTCGAGATCAAGGCGACCAAGCAGGTCATCGACAAGAACGCGACGGTCGCGGCACGCGCCGCCCACCAGGCGCACGGCGCGATCGGCATGACGCAGGAGTACCGCCTGCAGCAGCTCACCCGCCGGCTCTACGCATGGCGCGGTGAGTACGGCGACGAGAAGCAGCTGGCGCTTGAGCTCGGCACCAAGATCGCGGCGCACGGCAAGCTGCACGAGGTCATCGTCGCGGGCTCCGAGATCATCAAGTAG
- a CDS encoding enoyl-CoA hydratase/isomerase family protein: MGDLQVSKEGYVAVFRVNRPPHNFFDHAMISELVEAGAQADADPDTRAIVLCSEGKNFCAGANFGDSGGGFGPERAETSRKLYTHAAELFRIQTPIVAAVQGAAVGGGLGLAAMADFRVASPASRLHANFARLGFHQGFGLSVTLPRLIGEQKASEMLLLARAVKGEEALAIGLVDRLADDPYAGALELAGQIAANAPIAVRSIRETLRGSLADDVKAVLDRELTEQTAHWATEDCAEGIKANLERREAAFHNR, from the coding sequence ATGGGAGATCTGCAGGTATCGAAGGAAGGCTATGTAGCGGTTTTCCGGGTGAACCGGCCGCCGCACAACTTCTTCGACCACGCGATGATCAGCGAGCTCGTCGAAGCCGGCGCCCAGGCGGACGCCGATCCGGACACCCGGGCCATCGTGCTGTGCTCCGAGGGCAAGAACTTCTGCGCAGGCGCCAACTTCGGCGACTCCGGCGGTGGGTTCGGCCCGGAGCGCGCCGAGACCTCCCGCAAGCTCTACACGCACGCCGCCGAGCTGTTCCGCATCCAGACCCCGATCGTGGCGGCGGTGCAGGGCGCGGCCGTCGGCGGCGGCCTCGGCCTCGCAGCGATGGCCGACTTCCGCGTCGCCAGCCCGGCGTCCCGGCTGCACGCGAACTTCGCGCGGCTCGGCTTCCACCAGGGCTTCGGGCTCAGCGTGACCCTGCCGCGGCTCATCGGCGAGCAGAAGGCCAGCGAGATGCTGCTGCTTGCCCGCGCGGTGAAGGGCGAGGAGGCGCTGGCGATCGGCCTGGTCGACCGGCTCGCCGACGACCCGTACGCCGGTGCGCTCGAGCTGGCGGGGCAGATCGCGGCCAACGCGCCGATCGCCGTCCGCTCGATCCGCGAGACGCTGCGCGGCTCACTGGCGGACGACGTCAAGGCGGTCCTCGATCGCGAGCTCACCGAGCAGACCGCGCACTGGGCCACCGAGGACTGTGCCGAGGGCATCAAGGCGAACCTCGAGCGCCGCGAGGCGGCCTTCCACAACCGCTGA
- a CDS encoding gamma-glutamyltransferase family protein — translation MFTTRPELTGTFGAVASTHYLASSSGMAVLETGGNAYDAAVATAFVLHVVEPHLNGPGGDAPIMLAHAGKEPVVLCGQAPAPAGATIAHYRSEGLETVPGTGLLAPSTPGAVPAWLTLLRDHGTLPLGEVLKYAIGYARHGHPVIARVAGTIASMADYFTTHWPTSAAQWLPHGRAPQATELVTNEPYARTLERLCAEAAAVADRAEGIDAALRAWSHGFVAEAISRFVTTPVRDSSGADHAGVMTADDLASWSPTYEEPVSYVWRGSQVYKCDRWSQGPVLLQQLALLDPLLPERADDWTVDIVHHAIEAAKLAFADRDAYHGDSGDDLLDVAELLDPAYLDQRRALITGAASEELRPGRPGGREPRLASAVRRVGAKPPSKAGIGEPTVKQDDVPRGDTCHIDVVDRWGNVVSATPSGGWLQASPYIPEVGFCLGSRLQMCWLEEGLPSSLQPGRRPRTTLSPSMSVDLDTGRTTGFGTPGGDQQDQWQLVFLLAHTVLGRNLQESIDSPAWHSEAVVSSFDPRVWRPLVVAVESRMPAGVLDGLRERGHTLEVGDPWSLGRLSAASYEPRTGLIRSAANPRGMQGYAVSR, via the coding sequence ATGTTCACCACCAGGCCTGAGCTCACCGGAACCTTCGGCGCGGTTGCATCCACGCACTATCTCGCGTCGTCCAGCGGGATGGCGGTGCTGGAGACCGGCGGCAACGCGTACGACGCGGCGGTGGCGACCGCGTTCGTGCTGCACGTCGTCGAGCCGCACCTGAACGGGCCCGGCGGCGACGCGCCCATCATGCTGGCGCACGCCGGCAAGGAGCCCGTCGTGCTGTGCGGGCAGGCGCCCGCGCCGGCCGGCGCCACGATCGCGCACTACCGGTCCGAGGGCCTGGAGACCGTGCCCGGCACCGGGCTGCTCGCGCCGTCGACGCCCGGCGCGGTGCCGGCCTGGCTGACCCTGCTGCGCGATCACGGCACGCTGCCGCTGGGCGAGGTGCTGAAGTACGCGATCGGTTACGCGCGGCACGGCCACCCGGTGATCGCCCGCGTGGCGGGGACCATCGCCTCGATGGCCGACTACTTCACGACGCATTGGCCGACGTCGGCCGCGCAGTGGCTGCCGCACGGACGCGCGCCGCAGGCCACCGAGCTGGTCACCAACGAGCCGTACGCGCGGACGCTGGAGCGGCTGTGCGCCGAGGCCGCCGCCGTCGCCGACCGGGCCGAAGGGATCGACGCCGCCCTGCGCGCGTGGAGCCACGGGTTCGTCGCCGAGGCGATCAGTCGCTTCGTCACCACCCCGGTGCGCGACTCCTCCGGCGCCGACCACGCCGGGGTCATGACCGCCGACGACCTCGCCTCCTGGAGCCCGACGTACGAGGAGCCGGTGAGCTATGTCTGGCGGGGGAGCCAGGTCTACAAGTGCGACCGGTGGTCGCAGGGCCCGGTCCTGCTGCAGCAGCTCGCGCTGCTCGATCCGCTGCTGCCGGAGCGCGCCGACGACTGGACCGTCGACATCGTGCACCACGCGATCGAGGCGGCCAAGCTCGCCTTCGCCGACCGCGATGCCTACCACGGAGACTCGGGAGACGACCTGCTCGACGTGGCGGAGCTGCTCGACCCGGCCTACCTCGACCAGCGCCGCGCGCTGATCACCGGCGCCGCGTCCGAAGAGCTCCGCCCCGGCCGGCCCGGTGGCCGGGAGCCACGGCTCGCCTCGGCCGTCCGTCGGGTGGGCGCCAAGCCGCCCTCGAAGGCCGGCATCGGCGAGCCCACGGTCAAGCAGGACGACGTCCCGCGCGGCGACACCTGCCACATCGACGTGGTCGACCGGTGGGGCAACGTCGTCAGCGCCACGCCGAGCGGCGGGTGGCTGCAGGCGTCGCCGTACATCCCCGAGGTGGGCTTCTGCCTCGGCAGCCGGCTGCAGATGTGCTGGCTCGAGGAGGGCCTCCCGTCGTCCCTGCAGCCCGGGCGCCGCCCGCGGACGACGCTGTCGCCGTCGATGAGCGTCGACCTGGACACCGGCCGGACGACGGGATTCGGCACGCCGGGCGGCGACCAGCAGGACCAGTGGCAGCTCGTCTTCCTCCTCGCGCACACGGTCCTCGGCCGCAATCTGCAGGAGTCGATCGATTCGCCGGCCTGGCACAGCGAGGCGGTCGTCTCCTCGTTCGACCCGCGGGTGTGGCGCCCCCTGGTCGTCGCGGTCGAGTCCCGGATGCCCGCCGGCGTCCTCGACGGGCTGCGCGAGCGCGGCCACACGCTCGAGGTCGGCGACCCGTGGTCGCTCGGCCGGCTCTCGGCGGCGTCGTACGAGCCGCGCACCGGGCTGATCCGCAGCGCCGCCAACCCGCGCGGCATGCAGGGCTACGCCGTCTCCCGGTAA
- a CDS encoding glucosaminidase domain-containing protein produces the protein MTTRRRPEASVAQRSGGRTSAAGHSSAGSRTAAAGRTSAGSRRATGATARSTSATARSTAAPPRSRTQAAKTSSSRSSTSRVATKKSSSTLSGRARPRRTKAAREAMLRRRRRTVAGLAAVVAATAIWTISGEDDVRTGRAPTDPTAFIEYAVVPAQEGMDEYDVPASVALAQAIVESHWAKSELTVKGRNYFGIKCSGDSPYATGCMDKVTQECTDDGACHNQVASFRTYGSAEDSFRDHGHFLATNSRYETAFEHVDDPDRFAKEVAKAGYATDPAYADKLIELMQQYDLYQYDET, from the coding sequence ATGACTACGCGGCGAAGGCCTGAGGCGTCGGTCGCCCAGCGTTCGGGCGGCCGCACCTCAGCCGCCGGCCACAGCTCCGCCGGCAGCCGCACCGCAGCCGCCGGCCGCACCTCCGCCGGCAGCCGCCGGGCGACCGGCGCCACTGCCCGGTCGACCAGCGCCACCGCACGGTCGACGGCGGCGCCGCCGCGCTCCCGGACGCAGGCCGCGAAGACGTCCTCTAGCCGGAGCTCCACGTCGCGGGTCGCGACGAAGAAGTCGAGCAGCACCCTATCCGGACGGGCGCGGCCGCGCCGCACCAAGGCCGCGCGGGAGGCGATGCTGCGGCGCCGACGGCGGACGGTCGCCGGGCTGGCCGCCGTCGTGGCGGCGACCGCGATCTGGACGATCTCCGGCGAGGACGACGTCCGCACCGGCCGCGCGCCCACCGACCCGACCGCGTTCATCGAGTACGCCGTCGTGCCGGCGCAGGAGGGCATGGACGAGTACGACGTGCCCGCCTCGGTGGCGCTGGCGCAGGCGATCGTCGAGTCGCACTGGGCGAAGTCGGAGCTCACGGTCAAGGGCCGCAACTACTTCGGCATCAAGTGCAGCGGCGACTCGCCGTACGCGACCGGCTGCATGGACAAGGTCACGCAGGAGTGCACCGACGACGGCGCCTGCCACAACCAGGTGGCGAGCTTCCGCACCTACGGCAGCGCCGAGGACTCGTTCCGCGACCACGGGCACTTCCTGGCCACCAACTCGCGCTACGAGACGGCGTTCGAGCACGTCGACGATCCCGACCGGTTCGCCAAGGAAGTCGCGAAAGCGGGCTATGCAACCGATCCGGCGTACGCCGACAAGCTCATCGAGCTCATGCAGCAGTACGACCTCTACCAGTACGACGAGACCTGA